One part of the Candidatus Afararchaeum irisae genome encodes these proteins:
- a CDS encoding rhodanese-like domain-containing protein, whose product MSSDSSPNTGSEADTSPSIAERLRELPPSSKFIYKTLERCGRMTQKKISEETLLSTRTTRYGLKRLEEEGFVDTSPAVHDARQTCYELSDEALGKESEYANDVLVEADWVKDRLEEFATDDPSMRLVEVDSKRETYDDWHIPGATRMTWEEDIAGQNCRGIPDKKSYEEIMGEKGITEDSTVVLYGNQWNWFAAYAYWMMTYYGHDEVYLMNGGKNYWDEGCYDQTCDTPDFTQRDYDAGQTLEQIRAYRDDVKAALRQDTKILDVRSPSEFRGEGLAPPGEVPQVEVGGHIPSAEAFH is encoded by the coding sequence ATGTCCTCAGACTCAAGCCCTAACACCGGCTCCGAAGCCGACACTTCTCCGAGTATCGCGGAGAGGCTCCGCGAACTCCCGCCTAGCTCGAAGTTCATATACAAGACACTTGAGAGATGCGGACGGATGACTCAGAAGAAGATATCCGAGGAGACACTTCTCTCGACACGTACGACAAGGTACGGTCTCAAACGTCTCGAGGAGGAGGGCTTCGTCGATACGAGTCCCGCCGTCCACGACGCGAGACAGACGTGTTACGAGCTCTCCGACGAGGCTCTCGGAAAGGAGTCGGAGTACGCAAACGACGTCCTCGTAGAGGCTGACTGGGTGAAGGATCGTCTCGAGGAGTTCGCCACAGACGATCCGTCTATGCGTCTCGTTGAGGTCGACTCGAAGAGGGAGACCTACGATGACTGGCACATACCAGGTGCGACGAGGATGACGTGGGAGGAGGACATCGCGGGACAGAACTGCAGGGGTATCCCAGACAAGAAGTCGTACGAGGAGATAATGGGCGAGAAAGGCATCACCGAGGACTCGACTGTTGTTCTCTACGGCAACCAGTGGAACTGGTTCGCTGCGTACGCCTACTGGATGATGACCTACTACGGACACGACGAAGTCTACCTCATGAACGGCGGCAAGAACTACTGGGACGAGGGATGTTACGACCAGACGTGTGACACCCCCGACTTCACTCAGCGCGACTACGACGCGGGACAGACCTTAGAACAGATACGCGCTTACAGAGACGACGTAAAGGCGGCTCTCAGACAGGACACCAAGATACTCGACGTCAGGAGTCCGTCGGAGTTCAGAGGTGAGGGCCTCGCGCCGCCGGGAGAGGTTCCTCAGGTCGAGGTCGGTGGACATATTCCGAGTGCCGAGGCTTTCCACTGA
- a CDS encoding rhodanese-like domain-containing protein, with product MDDDGRFKSRDELKSLFEDRGITPDRDVIVYCSIGERSSLVWFVLSELLGYGMVANYDGSWMEWGNLVDVPVEK from the coding sequence ATAGACGACGACGGTAGGTTCAAGAGCCGCGACGAACTCAAGTCGCTATTCGAGGACCGCGGTATCACACCCGACAGGGACGTTATCGTCTACTGTAGCATAGGCGAGAGATCGTCGCTCGTCTGGTTCGTCCTCTCGGAGCTACTCGGCTACGGCATGGTCGCCAACTACGACGGCTCTTGGATGGAGTGGGGAAATCTAGTCGACGTGCCCGTCGAGAAATAG
- a CDS encoding cytochrome ubiquinol oxidase subunit I produces MMDPVFASRLQFALTTVVHIIFPVMSMGLGPFLVYFTWKSMRSDDGVYEQLRDFWTKIFAVSFVVGTVTGIVLEFEFGTNFAAFSKSVGELFGGPLAVEGMMAFMLEATFLGIFLFGKEKVSEKFHFFSGVMVALGSWLSALWILVANSWMQTPRGYEVVMKSGQPIITLVDPIAAYANPRFPWLYTHMQSAAVLSVAVFMAGVAAYHIWTNRDSRFWRKTLKIALLVMVLVAPFQVIHGDAYGRHVVETQPQKFAAMEAVWETESYVPEYLFAVPTSLDQLTNPRAKELFGIGIPGGASWLASGGDPTAEIRGLNSFETEAPPVAIVFWAFRIMVGIGTWFILLAFWGAYRWWKGELFEDDLLHKAMVASAPLGIIAVEMGWIVTEVGRQPWVIQGVMKTQDAVSPTLTSGDAVLTLTGFVLGYAAILGVYSYVVYRIIREGPPEIDESDQEGRRGTDAGTDTDKDTDRDRDTPYGVPSDD; encoded by the coding sequence ATAATGGACCCAGTATTCGCAAGCCGTCTTCAGTTCGCGCTGACGACGGTCGTACACATAATCTTCCCCGTGATGTCGATGGGACTCGGTCCGTTCCTCGTCTACTTCACGTGGAAGAGCATGAGATCCGACGACGGAGTCTATGAGCAACTCCGCGACTTCTGGACGAAGATATTCGCGGTGAGCTTCGTCGTCGGTACTGTAACAGGAATAGTCCTTGAGTTCGAGTTTGGAACCAACTTTGCTGCGTTCTCGAAGTCGGTCGGAGAGCTCTTCGGAGGACCTCTCGCGGTCGAGGGCATGATGGCATTCATGCTCGAAGCTACATTCCTCGGAATCTTCCTCTTCGGCAAGGAGAAGGTCTCCGAGAAGTTCCATTTCTTCTCGGGCGTGATGGTCGCCCTCGGCTCGTGGCTCTCCGCTCTCTGGATACTCGTCGCCAACTCGTGGATGCAGACACCGAGGGGATACGAGGTGGTTATGAAAAGCGGACAGCCCATAATCACACTCGTCGACCCGATAGCTGCGTACGCCAACCCGAGGTTCCCGTGGTTGTACACACATATGCAGAGTGCCGCCGTCCTCTCGGTCGCCGTCTTCATGGCGGGTGTCGCCGCCTACCACATCTGGACTAACCGAGACTCACGTTTCTGGAGGAAGACTCTCAAGATAGCTCTCCTAGTCATGGTTCTCGTCGCTCCGTTTCAGGTCATCCACGGAGACGCATACGGACGCCACGTAGTCGAGACACAGCCACAGAAGTTCGCGGCGATGGAGGCTGTCTGGGAGACCGAGTCGTACGTCCCCGAGTACCTCTTCGCTGTCCCCACGAGCCTCGACCAGCTTACCAATCCGCGCGCTAAGGAGCTATTCGGTATAGGAATACCCGGAGGAGCCTCGTGGCTAGCGAGCGGGGGAGATCCGACCGCCGAGATACGTGGTCTCAACTCGTTCGAGACCGAGGCACCCCCCGTAGCTATAGTCTTCTGGGCGTTCAGGATCATGGTAGGGATAGGAACGTGGTTCATACTCCTCGCGTTCTGGGGAGCCTACAGATGGTGGAAGGGCGAGCTCTTCGAGGACGACCTACTCCACAAGGCGATGGTAGCCTCGGCACCTCTCGGAATAATAGCGGTCGAGATGGGATGGATAGTCACAGAGGTCGGGAGACAGCCCTGGGTCATACAGGGAGTCATGAAGACACAGGACGCCGTCTCACCCACGCTTACTTCAGGCGATGCAGTTCTAACGCTCACGGGCTTCGTCCTCGGATACGCAGCGATACTCGGCGTCTACTCGTACGTCGTCTACAGGATCATACGTGAGGGTCCTCCCGAGATCGACGAGTCGGACCAAGAGGGCAGGAGAGGAACAGACGCAGGCACCGACACCGACAAGGACACAGACAGAGACAGAGACACGCCCTACGGCGTCCCGAGTGACGACTAA
- a CDS encoding cytochrome d ubiquinol oxidase subunit II: protein MILTLSTHHVLGLPLQEIWFGLIFFILGMFVFLDGFDFGAGIIFAFEDHEAQEKILAAIGPFWDGNEVWLVVFGGALFAAFPGVYANLFSRNYLLMFAILGSLIIRGLAPEFYEQRHDETWQKWWGRAFIFGSTASPFFLGAFTSNWLLGATSIVNLPAVVVGAVLVALTVLDGAAFLSVKTDIDVSKHGVRSAVAYLGLLVAGLGYIYVFYPGIRESLVSPLPLGLVGLSLGLTVVYVYSISRKRNYVAFASAAGLAFGLVAYVAAVMFPLVDPATGLRYDEAIVSTLPLNLMTIGSAILMPLIFVYFGILYTTMWGKIESAEGY, encoded by the coding sequence ATGATACTCACACTAAGCACACACCACGTACTCGGACTCCCGCTCCAGGAGATCTGGTTCGGTCTGATCTTCTTCATACTCGGGATGTTCGTCTTCCTCGACGGCTTCGACTTCGGAGCGGGGATCATATTCGCCTTCGAGGATCACGAGGCACAGGAGAAGATACTCGCCGCAATAGGACCCTTCTGGGACGGAAACGAGGTCTGGCTCGTCGTCTTCGGAGGAGCCCTCTTCGCTGCTTTCCCCGGGGTCTACGCCAACCTCTTCAGCCGGAACTACCTCCTTATGTTCGCCATTCTCGGCTCTCTCATAATACGAGGGCTCGCACCCGAGTTCTACGAACAGAGACACGACGAGACGTGGCAGAAGTGGTGGGGACGTGCCTTCATATTCGGAAGCACGGCGTCGCCCTTCTTCCTCGGAGCCTTCACCTCTAACTGGCTCCTCGGCGCGACGAGTATAGTCAACCTCCCCGCAGTAGTCGTCGGAGCCGTCCTCGTCGCACTCACGGTTCTCGACGGCGCGGCTTTCCTCAGCGTCAAGACCGACATAGACGTCTCGAAGCACGGCGTCAGATCAGCGGTGGCGTACCTCGGTCTCCTAGTCGCGGGTCTCGGATACATATACGTCTTCTACCCCGGAATCAGGGAGTCGCTAGTCTCCCCCTTACCCCTTGGACTCGTCGGACTCAGTCTCGGTCTGACGGTCGTCTACGTCTACTCTATAAGCAGAAAGAGGAACTACGTCGCATTCGCGTCGGCGGCGGGACTCGCCTTCGGACTCGTCGCCTACGTCGCCGCGGTGATGTTCCCCCTCGTCGACCCGGCGACCGGACTCAGATACGACGAGGCTATAGTCTCGACGCTTCCGCTCAACCTGATGACTATAGGCTCGGCTATACTCATGCCCCTCATCTTCGTCTACTTCGGAATACTCTATACCACGATGTGGGGTAAGATAGAGTCCGCCGAGGGATACTGA
- a CDS encoding tRNA pseudouridine(54/55) synthase Pus10 yields MNDVLEEARCVLDEGDVCDYCLGRRFATLSYGLSNRERGKAVRTAVALEDDDEFEDSASDDCWVCDGAFTRLDDWAERVVESLEGYDFDSFLVGTRTPPLVEENESLLDSICGDDNAKSFRHDYNREVGKRVGEKVGKDVEFERPDVVGILSLQEDEVEVQINPVFIYGRYRKLERGIPQTEWPCRDCGGRGCERCDGTGYMYDGSVEEIIRPHVIEATEGDEMVFHGAGREDVDAKMLGSGRPFVAEVKEPRVRRPGLDEIRQKVNETGKVEVEDLHFVTRDTVERVKSLDSSKRYRAKVVFSEEVTDDELDDALTEIEGEIEQRTPDRVSHRRADKVRSREVYDAEGETEDETTATVEVHGAGGLYIKELISGDEGRTNPSLSGLLGVDAEVESLDVVDVIGDYLREEYIKE; encoded by the coding sequence ATGAACGACGTACTCGAAGAAGCCAGATGCGTCCTCGACGAGGGCGACGTCTGTGACTACTGTCTCGGGAGGAGGTTTGCGACTCTGTCGTACGGTCTGTCGAACCGTGAGCGAGGTAAGGCTGTCAGAACCGCCGTCGCTCTCGAAGACGACGACGAGTTCGAGGACTCAGCCAGCGACGACTGCTGGGTCTGTGACGGCGCGTTCACACGTCTCGACGACTGGGCGGAGAGAGTTGTCGAGAGCTTAGAGGGATACGACTTCGACAGCTTCTTAGTCGGCACACGTACGCCGCCGCTCGTAGAAGAAAACGAGAGCCTCCTCGACAGTATCTGTGGCGACGACAACGCCAAGAGCTTCAGACACGACTACAACCGCGAGGTCGGAAAGAGGGTCGGTGAGAAGGTCGGAAAGGACGTCGAGTTCGAACGTCCCGATGTCGTCGGCATACTCAGCCTCCAGGAGGACGAGGTCGAGGTTCAGATAAACCCGGTCTTCATCTACGGCAGGTACAGGAAGCTCGAACGGGGAATTCCCCAGACTGAATGGCCCTGTCGTGACTGTGGAGGAAGAGGCTGTGAGAGATGTGACGGCACGGGATATATGTACGACGGGAGCGTCGAGGAGATAATACGTCCCCACGTGATAGAGGCGACCGAGGGCGATGAGATGGTCTTCCACGGAGCAGGGAGGGAAGACGTCGACGCGAAGATGCTCGGTTCGGGAAGACCCTTCGTAGCCGAGGTCAAGGAGCCCCGAGTGAGACGCCCCGGCTTAGACGAGATACGTCAGAAGGTCAACGAGACGGGTAAGGTCGAGGTCGAGGATCTCCATTTCGTGACGCGCGACACCGTCGAGAGGGTCAAGAGCCTCGACTCGTCGAAGAGGTACCGCGCGAAGGTCGTCTTCTCCGAGGAGGTCACCGACGACGAACTCGACGACGCCCTGACTGAGATAGAGGGGGAGATAGAACAGAGAACACCCGACAGGGTCTCACATAGACGCGCTGACAAGGTGCGGAGCCGCGAGGTCTACGACGCCGAAGGTGAGACCGAAGACGAGACGACCGCGACAGTCGAGGTACACGGCGCGGGAGGTCTCTACATAAAGGAGCTTATCTCGGGAGACGAGGGCAGAACGAATCCGAGTCTGTCGGGTCTCTTGGGAGTCGACGCCGAGGTCGAGAGCCTCGATGTCGTCGACGTCATAGGCGACTACCTCAGGGAAGAGTACATCAAGGAGTGA
- a CDS encoding energy-coupling factor transporter transmembrane component T, with amino-acid sequence MKPRYSDDETPLHRLDARSKLLSLTLVSVGVMASVEGLVLGVAGVVMGGLLARLRPSELLKDIWIALPIMAVGSLGRWYTTGFATSGLIDGGVASARFGVVLGLAYIVSYTTPPTETRLAVEAFLRHVPFVNETDWGAMVEVAARFVPVVFDETREVREAHRARLGYRRGWTERVRSLSVPLVTRMVERADTLALAMSSRAYSEDRTSLRSLGWRRGDTALVAASVVGVVLSLSQYL; translated from the coding sequence GTGAAGCCGAGATACTCCGACGACGAGACACCTCTCCACCGACTCGACGCTCGGTCGAAGCTCTTGAGTCTGACCCTCGTCTCGGTCGGTGTCATGGCATCGGTCGAGGGTCTTGTTCTCGGAGTCGCCGGAGTCGTCATGGGAGGTCTTCTGGCACGTCTCAGACCCTCCGAGCTTCTCAAAGACATCTGGATAGCTCTTCCTATAATGGCTGTCGGAAGCCTCGGGAGATGGTACACGACGGGATTCGCGACGTCTGGACTCATAGACGGCGGGGTCGCGAGCGCGCGTTTCGGGGTGGTTCTCGGTCTCGCATACATCGTCTCGTACACGACGCCGCCGACTGAGACACGTCTCGCGGTCGAGGCTTTCCTGAGACACGTGCCTTTCGTGAACGAGACCGACTGGGGAGCGATGGTTGAGGTCGCGGCGCGTTTCGTCCCCGTAGTCTTCGACGAGACACGTGAGGTCAGGGAGGCACACAGGGCTCGTCTCGGATACCGGAGAGGATGGACAGAGAGAGTCAGGTCGCTCTCGGTTCCTCTCGTGACACGTATGGTTGAGAGAGCCGACACTCTCGCTCTTGCGATGTCGTCGCGCGCCTACTCGGAGGACAGAACCAGTCTGAGAAGCCTCGGCTGGAGAAGAGGCGACACGGCTCTCGTAGCCGCGTCGGTCGTGGGTGTCGTGTTGTCGTTGTCCCAGTATCTTTAG
- a CDS encoding ABC transporter ATP-binding protein, whose product MSMSIVEIDGLVHRYEDDGDAAVSGVSLSVEEGEFVLVCGRNGSGKTTLLRHLNALLEPDEGEVRIDGKVAHENKTHARTTVGMVFQDARSQIVGETVEDEVAFGPENLGLGDDEIRRRVDEALSDLGIRHLSDRYPRTLSGGEVRRVAVAGVLAMEPRVVVLDEPLAGLDSEGVEDVLEALESLKRKGMTVLVATHSTDEFLESGAADRMVVVEDGEVVEDGDPLETVLSGVEEYGVPEPYAVRLLRRAGVDAEEVEGAQPKEVLDLM is encoded by the coding sequence ATGAGCATGAGCATAGTAGAGATCGACGGTCTCGTCCACAGATACGAAGACGACGGCGACGCAGCCGTGAGTGGTGTGAGTCTCTCGGTCGAAGAGGGCGAGTTCGTCCTCGTCTGTGGAAGAAACGGAAGCGGCAAGACGACGCTTCTGCGCCATCTCAACGCACTTCTCGAACCCGACGAGGGCGAGGTCAGGATAGACGGGAAGGTCGCACACGAGAACAAGACCCACGCAAGGACGACCGTCGGTATGGTCTTCCAGGACGCGAGGTCACAGATAGTCGGAGAGACAGTCGAAGACGAGGTCGCCTTCGGTCCCGAGAATCTGGGTCTCGGAGACGACGAGATAAGAAGACGAGTCGACGAAGCCCTCTCAGACCTCGGCATACGCCATCTTTCTGACAGGTATCCGAGGACACTCTCGGGAGGCGAAGTCAGACGCGTCGCCGTCGCGGGCGTCTTAGCCATGGAGCCACGTGTCGTCGTCCTCGACGAGCCTCTCGCGGGTCTCGACTCCGAGGGTGTCGAAGACGTCCTCGAAGCCCTCGAATCGCTCAAACGGAAGGGTATGACAGTCTTAGTCGCGACCCACTCTACGGACGAGTTCTTAGAGTCGGGGGCAGCTGACAGGATGGTAGTAGTCGAAGACGGCGAGGTAGTCGAGGACGGCGATCCTTTAGAGACAGTTCTCTCGGGAGTCGAGGAGTACGGTGTTCCCGAGCCCTACGCAGTGAGGCTTCTGAGACGCGCGGGAGTCGACGCCGAGGAAGTCGAAGGAGCACAGCCGAAGGAGGTTCTCGATCTAATGTGA
- a CDS encoding biotin transporter BioY has protein sequence MKQKDELRRMVYAGLFAALAGAGSLLAVPIGPVPVTLQAFFVFLPGLVLGARWGFISISLYLLLGIVGFPVYAGGSAGIGHLLGPTAGYLFSFPIAAGIIGYAGEMGKGRPGFQRLGLKVAGGIVGLAVNHGMGVAQLMNYYGMGLGAAVAAGSLPFIVPDLVKLGAVVGVSESLGKYGIETESGGPDLRGNEERSFYGTVLGIGLVMSGVIPWAYIKNSEGLSTSVTGISSGGSVTLTGEEAEAVVTGVPSLQLYGVTAMVLGVVVLTTAFAGLRWLERKEIYTAVVYASVGVASVLLTAVSYSAVSSWELGATASASVGYGVYLVGIMGLGLVGLGVHTVRSKGEAGVISSSA, from the coding sequence ATGAAACAGAAAGACGAACTCAGACGTATGGTCTATGCGGGTCTTTTCGCCGCACTCGCGGGAGCCGGGTCGCTTCTAGCGGTTCCGATAGGACCCGTGCCCGTGACCCTCCAGGCTTTCTTCGTCTTCCTCCCGGGTCTCGTCTTAGGAGCGAGATGGGGATTTATCTCGATATCGCTGTACCTCCTCTTAGGAATCGTGGGATTTCCCGTCTACGCCGGAGGATCGGCGGGCATAGGACATCTCCTGGGTCCGACGGCGGGCTACCTCTTCTCGTTCCCGATAGCCGCGGGTATCATAGGCTACGCGGGCGAGATGGGTAAGGGACGTCCGGGTTTCCAGAGGCTCGGCTTGAAGGTCGCCGGAGGAATCGTGGGTCTCGCCGTCAACCACGGAATGGGGGTCGCACAGCTAATGAACTACTACGGCATGGGTCTCGGCGCGGCGGTAGCGGCGGGCTCCCTGCCCTTCATAGTCCCCGACTTGGTAAAGCTCGGTGCGGTCGTCGGCGTCTCCGAGAGCCTTGGGAAGTACGGCATAGAGACTGAGTCGGGTGGACCTGACCTCAGAGGAAACGAGGAGAGATCTTTCTACGGCACTGTTCTCGGGATAGGTCTCGTGATGAGTGGTGTGATCCCATGGGCGTATATCAAGAACTCCGAGGGTCTTTCGACGAGTGTCACAGGCATATCGTCAGGTGGCTCTGTGACACTCACGGGTGAAGAAGCCGAGGCGGTCGTGACAGGGGTGCCGTCGTTACAGCTCTACGGAGTCACAGCGATGGTTCTCGGTGTCGTAGTACTCACGACTGCTTTCGCAGGTCTGAGATGGCTGGAGAGAAAGGAGATCTACACAGCCGTAGTATACGCCTCCGTAGGGGTTGCGAGCGTTCTACTCACGGCGGTGTCTTACTCGGCTGTGTCGTCGTGGGAGTTAGGAGCTACCGCGAGCGCGAGCGTGGGCTACGGTGTCTATCTCGTCGGAATAATGGGTCTCGGACTCGTCGGACTCGGTGTCCACACGGTGAGATCGAAGGGAGAGGCAGGCGTCATATCGTCGTCGGCATGA
- a CDS encoding DUF5828 family protein has product MSDQESEDSAGSETDAETETGTDAEEDVFGYSKKGSWDDVVEFAKEITRSFKDAGIDPEVVEEWEGWRPRTEEREGEMREKTAEKAKTEKGEKPSEKAGEAAEHLSDTSKHTAEGDVSKAAEKATKSAKSAGEAAGGAGRSVMRTVEDWVFKNITTQTSPLYLDAESFNASLTVPTPIAKRIKGIVGGEDEEEYTLSINPESEEVEDALNDTFGSEAEDEETQE; this is encoded by the coding sequence ATGTCAGACCAAGAGAGCGAGGACTCGGCAGGGTCTGAGACAGATGCGGAGACGGAGACGGGGACAGACGCAGAAGAAGACGTCTTCGGATACTCGAAAAAAGGAAGCTGGGACGACGTCGTCGAGTTCGCGAAAGAGATCACCCGGTCGTTCAAGGACGCCGGAATCGATCCCGAGGTAGTGGAAGAGTGGGAGGGATGGCGTCCACGAACCGAGGAGCGCGAGGGTGAGATGAGGGAGAAGACTGCGGAGAAGGCGAAGACGGAGAAGGGCGAGAAGCCCTCCGAGAAGGCGGGCGAGGCGGCTGAGCATCTCTCCGACACGAGCAAACACACAGCCGAGGGCGACGTTAGTAAGGCGGCTGAGAAGGCGACGAAGTCGGCGAAGTCGGCGGGCGAAGCGGCGGGAGGAGCCGGAAGGAGCGTCATGAGGACTGTTGAGGACTGGGTCTTCAAGAACATCACGACACAGACGAGTCCGCTCTACCTCGACGCCGAGAGCTTCAACGCGTCTCTGACGGTGCCGACGCCTATAGCCAAACGCATAAAGGGAATCGTAGGTGGAGAGGACGAGGAAGAGTACACACTCTCGATAAACCCCGAGTCGGAGGAGGTCGAGGACGCTCTCAACGATACCTTCGGCTCAGAAGCCGAGGACGAAGAAACTCAGGAGTAG
- a CDS encoding coenzyme F420-0:L-glutamate ligase: protein MDTVTARRIDGLPLVDESHDLGSLIDDSLRGCRDDFDLLCVASTVVSKSEGRRRSLESYDVSDRARSVSESLEDADPRFVEAVLDESVELLIEDPFMLAVTSFGHVAPNAGIDRSNVEGDDTVLLLPEDPSESARRISDEVGLPVVVTDTCGRPFREGQTGVAVGWHGLEPMREWRGETDLNGRELEVTREALADEIAGFANLLMGEGGDGVPAVALSGLDLDADKGSNLFRPKENDLVRRALLETK, encoded by the coding sequence ATGGACACGGTCACAGCCAGACGTATCGACGGTCTCCCTCTCGTAGACGAGAGCCACGACCTCGGGAGTCTGATCGACGACAGTCTACGCGGCTGCCGAGACGACTTCGACCTTCTGTGTGTCGCGAGTACAGTCGTCTCTAAGTCCGAGGGACGCAGAAGAAGTCTCGAAAGCTACGACGTATCCGACCGCGCGCGTTCGGTATCCGAGAGCCTCGAAGACGCCGACCCGCGTTTCGTAGAGGCTGTCCTCGACGAGTCGGTGGAGCTTCTGATAGAAGATCCTTTCATGCTCGCTGTCACGAGTTTCGGACACGTCGCCCCCAACGCCGGAATAGACAGGTCGAACGTCGAGGGTGACGACACAGTCCTCCTTCTTCCCGAAGACCCCAGTGAGAGCGCGCGGCGTATCTCCGACGAAGTGGGTCTTCCGGTCGTGGTCACAGACACGTGCGGACGTCCATTCCGTGAGGGACAGACAGGCGTCGCAGTCGGATGGCACGGTCTCGAACCCATGCGCGAGTGGCGCGGCGAGACCGACCTAAACGGAAGAGAGCTTGAGGTCACCCGCGAGGCACTCGCCGACGAGATAGCCGGCTTCGCCAACCTTCTGATGGGGGAAGGCGGAGACGGTGTCCCTGCAGTCGCCCTCTCGGGACTCGACCTCGACGCGGATAAAGGATCGAATCTCTTCCGTCCCAAGGAGAACGACTTAGTCAGACGAGCCCTACTCGAAACAAAGTAA
- a CDS encoding amino acid-binding protein: MWESIIERFEGSPSQKKVIKLLLERGFSVNDEGRVVSGGIEIPNTQIAREIDVDRRVVDSTTSTILEDEELRDIFQNISSIPSLKDVAPVLGLSVLTIKVKDASSTGLLAEMASVISEHDVSIRQAVSDDPYFTDEPKFTVITNGEVPGDLVNQLTSLDFVEKVDLR, translated from the coding sequence ATGTGGGAGAGCATAATCGAGAGGTTCGAGGGATCGCCGAGCCAGAAGAAGGTCATAAAGCTCCTTCTCGAAAGAGGATTCTCGGTCAACGACGAGGGACGTGTCGTCTCGGGAGGCATAGAGATACCTAACACACAGATAGCCCGTGAGATCGACGTAGACAGACGTGTAGTCGACTCGACGACCTCGACTATACTCGAAGACGAAGAGCTCAGAGACATCTTCCAGAACATCTCGTCGATACCGTCGCTCAAGGACGTCGCTCCCGTGCTCGGTCTCTCAGTCCTCACGATAAAGGTAAAAGACGCGTCGTCGACGGGTCTACTCGCCGAGATGGCTTCGGTGATCTCCGAACACGATGTCTCTATACGTCAGGCTGTCAGCGACGACCCCTACTTCACCGACGAGCCCAAGTTCACAGTCATAACAAACGGCGAGGTTCCGGGAGATCTCGTCAACCAGCTCACGTCGCTCGACTTCGTCGAGAAGGTCGATCTCCGGTGA
- a CDS encoding signal recognition particle subunit SRP19/SEC65 family protein codes for MTETIIWPAYIDSDKSRSEGRRIPEDTAVSSPTLQEVANAVRQIGYDPVVETDKKYPRSWWEAKGRVRLDADDSKRDVLRAVAAYIDAMRQET; via the coding sequence ATGACCGAGACCATTATCTGGCCTGCGTACATCGACTCCGACAAGTCGAGGTCGGAGGGCAGACGTATTCCCGAAGACACCGCAGTCTCTTCTCCGACTCTACAGGAGGTAGCTAACGCCGTGAGGCAGATAGGCTATGATCCCGTAGTCGAGACCGACAAGAAGTACCCGAGGTCGTGGTGGGAGGCAAAGGGACGTGTCCGTCTCGACGCCGACGACTCGAAACGTGACGTGCTCAGAGCCGTAGCCGCATACATAGATGCTATGAGGCAAGAGACATGA
- a CDS encoding histidinol phosphate phosphatase domain-containing protein: MIDFHSHTFYSDGELVPAEQARRAEVQGVEVVGITDHADGSNVEDAVERVLDAKETASIRLLAGVEVTHVPPENFASVVERARDAGADVVIAHGETTAEPVTQGTNRAAIEAGVDILGHPGLIDREDVRLAADNGVYLELSSRRGHSLANGHVARLAEEEGASLIVNTDSHSPSDFITREKAIEVAQSAGLSRERAVEVVDGNSEELLDRIESR, encoded by the coding sequence ATGATCGACTTCCACTCACACACCTTCTACAGCGACGGAGAGCTAGTCCCAGCCGAACAGGCGAGACGTGCCGAGGTACAGGGTGTCGAAGTAGTCGGAATTACTGATCACGCCGACGGTAGTAACGTCGAGGACGCCGTCGAACGTGTCTTAGACGCCAAGGAGACCGCCTCGATACGTCTCCTCGCGGGCGTCGAGGTCACACACGTCCCTCCCGAGAACTTCGCCTCAGTCGTCGAGAGGGCGAGGGACGCCGGTGCTGACGTCGTGATAGCCCACGGAGAGACGACCGCCGAGCCGGTCACTCAGGGCACGAACCGTGCGGCGATAGAGGCGGGAGTCGACATACTCGGACATCCCGGACTCATAGACCGTGAGGACGTCAGACTCGCCGCCGACAACGGCGTCTACCTCGAACTCTCGTCGAGACGTGGACACTCGCTCGCGAACGGACATGTTGCGAGACTCGCCGAGGAGGAGGGCGCGAGCCTGATAGTCAACACCGACTCGCATTCCCCCTCCGACTTCATCACGCGCGAGAAGGCTATAGAGGTCGCGCAGTCGGCGGGTCTGAGCCGTGAGAGGGCGGTCGAGGTAGTAGACGGTAACTCGGAGGAGCTTCTCGACAGGATAGAGTCGCGATGA